In a single window of the Candidatus Zixiibacteriota bacterium genome:
- a CDS encoding methyltransferase domain-containing protein, whose translation RRFRGRPRRDFHRPSVIIIDLPRARETVIVEQFDPGMTFRPPPFLPPAPPERTRLSGELAPFDPVPLEIVERMLALARVRKGDVLYDLGCGDGRVAIAAVKRFGARAVCFETDPGLVKLARENVRREKIEKAVEIREQDFTSADLSRATVVTLYLSREANDALKPLLMKRLRPGSRVVSYRFDMGDWLPKITETYRDSSGETRTLFLWEIGAPLAKNAAD comes from the coding sequence CAGGCGGTTTCGCGGACGCCCCCGCCGTGACTTCCATCGGCCTTCCGTGATCATCATCGATCTGCCGCGAGCTCGCGAGACCGTGATCGTAGAGCAGTTCGACCCCGGCATGACGTTTCGGCCGCCGCCGTTTCTTCCACCCGCGCCGCCCGAACGGACGCGCTTGTCGGGCGAGCTGGCGCCGTTCGATCCCGTTCCGCTCGAGATCGTGGAGCGGATGCTCGCTCTGGCGCGGGTGAGGAAGGGCGACGTGCTCTACGATCTCGGGTGCGGCGACGGCAGGGTGGCGATCGCGGCGGTGAAGAGATTCGGCGCCCGGGCGGTCTGCTTTGAAACCGACCCCGGCCTGGTCAAGCTGGCGCGCGAAAACGTCCGGCGAGAAAAGATCGAGAAAGCGGTCGAAATCCGCGAGCAGGATTTCACGAGCGCGGATCTCTCCCGTGCGACCGTGGTTACGCTTTATCTCTCCCGCGAAGCGAACGACGCGCTGAAGCCCCTGCTGATGAAACGGCTCAGGCCCGGCTCCCGCGTCGTCTCCTACCGTTTCGACATGGGCGACTGGCTTCCCAAGATTACCGAGACATACCGAGATTCCAGCGGCGAGACCCGCACGCTGTTTCTCTGGGAGATCGGAGCGCCGCTTGCGAAAAACGCTGCTGACTGA
- a CDS encoding YbhB/YbcL family Raf kinase inhibitor-like protein — MRIERGPFCTAVLVSTMIQFALSAPAESAAPAMEIRSPAFKDGANIPRRHTCDGADVSPAIRWSGAPAGTRAFALIVDDPDAPAGTWVHWVVYDLPPETGELGEALAAVDTLPNGARQGINDFRKVGYGGPCPPPGPAHRYFFRLYALDKPTGLGPRATRQQVLNAIKGHVLAEATLMGRYQRK, encoded by the coding sequence TTGCGGATCGAAAGAGGGCCTTTCTGCACCGCGGTGCTCGTTTCGACTATGATCCAGTTCGCGCTTTCGGCACCCGCCGAAAGCGCCGCTCCCGCGATGGAAATCCGAAGCCCGGCTTTCAAGGACGGCGCCAACATTCCCCGACGCCACACGTGCGACGGAGCCGACGTTTCGCCCGCGATCCGCTGGTCCGGCGCCCCTGCGGGAACCAGAGCTTTTGCGTTGATCGTCGACGACCCCGACGCGCCTGCCGGAACCTGGGTGCACTGGGTGGTGTACGACCTGCCGCCGGAGACCGGAGAGCTCGGCGAAGCCCTGGCCGCCGTCGACACTCTCCCCAACGGCGCCAGGCAGGGAATCAACGACTTCAGGAAAGTAGGCTACGGCGGCCCCTGCCCGCCTCCCGGGCCGGCGCACCGTTATTTCTTTCGTCTCTACGCCCTGGACAAGCCGACCGGCCTCGGGCCTCGCGCCACGAGGCAGCAAGTGTTGAACGCGATCAAGGGGCACGTGCTGGCGGAAGCGACTCTCATGGGTCGCTACCAGCGCAAGTAG